Below is a window of Terriglobales bacterium DNA.
GTCATCGGCGTCAACACCGGCAAGAACGCTGAGCAGAGTTGCGGCATCGGCGAGCGTTCGTGCCATGGGCCCTGCTGTGTCCTGCGTGTGGGAGATGGGGATGATGCCGCTGCGGCTCACGAGTCCGACTGTGGGCTTTATGCCGGCAAGGCCGTTGATGGACGAAGGCGAAACGATTGAGCCATCGGTTTCGGTGCCAACCGCTACGGCGCACAGGTTCGCCGCTGCGGCGGCACCTGATCCGGAGCTTGAGCCGGAGGGATTGCGGTCGAGCGCATAGGGATTGCGGGTTTGGCCTCCGCGTCCGCTCCATCCACTGGTGGAGTGCCGGCCGCGGAAGTTTGCCCATTCGCTGCAGTTTGTCTTGCCCAGGACTACTGCTCCTGCGGCGCGCAGACGGCTTACAACAAACGCGTCTTTCGGGGGACGTGAACCGACTAGCGCCAGCGAGCCCGCGGTAGTCTGCATGCGGTCGGCGGTCGCAATGTTGTCTTTTATCAGGATGGGAATGCCATGCAGCGGGCCTCGCGGACCCTTCGTTTGCCGCTCGCGATCGAGATCGCCCGCAATAGCCAACGCGTCAGGATTCGTTTCAATTACCGAGTTCAGTCCCGGACCAGTCCGGTCTATGGTGTCAATGCGGGACAGGTAGTACTGGGTCAGGTCGTGGGCGATAATTTGGCCGCTGTTGAGGCCCTTCCGCATCGTGTCGAGCGAGATCTCATCCATGACTGTAACTGTGCTGGTTCCAGGGCTTCGCGCCTGGGCCAGTAGCCATTCCGGGAGCACCGCCAGTCCCGCCGCTGCCGCTATGCCGCTCTTCAAAAATCGCCTTCGATCCGCTTGCTTTGGTTCCTCGCTTGTCCATCCAGCCATCGTGCCTCCAACGTTCCCTATTCAGAAGGGGAGGGCAGTTTAGCAGACGCCTTCCTTGGCCCAGGTTGCCGCGCCATGTTGCGAAAATGAAGCGGAATTTCTGCATCTCGACTGCGAAACCTGAGCATCGTATGTATAAGCAGCGATTCGCATTAGCGTCGCCGCAGGCAGGTGTCCTGTGAAACTCTTCGACGGTATCCGTAAGTCCCTGAGGGTTCTCGGAGGCGAGACGGATGCGCTCCGTTTGCCCCTTCATCCCGATGTTCCTAAACCCTGTCGTATCGGACTCGCGCTGGGCGGTGGTTTCGCCCGTGGTTTAGCCCACGTTGGGGTGCTGAAGGCGCTGGAGGAGGCTGGGATCGTCCCAGACTTTATTGCCGGGACCAGCGTAGGGGCGGTAATCGGAGCTGCCTACTGTAGCGGCGTTTCCGCCAAGGAACTCGAAGAGATCGCCTCCATCGTCCGCTTTAAACATTTTGCCCGCTACACTATCTCCCGTTTTGGACTCTGCACTAACGACCGCATGACCGGCTTCCTGCACCGCATCCTGAAAGTCAAGACTTTTGAAGAGCTGCGAATTCCTCTGGCTGTCACTGCTACCGACTTCGTGACCGGCCAACCAATCGTCTTTACCAGCGGCAAATTGATCGATCCGGTGCGGGCGAGCTGTGCTTATCCCGGCGTCTTTCTGCCTGTCAACGTGGAAGGGAAGTTGATGGTCGATGGTCTGCTCGGACACGCCGTGCCGGCGCAACCACTGAAGCAGATGGGCGCGGATCGAGTTGCGGCAATCTTCTTTGGAGCGCACTGGGTGCGGAAGAATCCGCGGCATGTGCTGGAAGTGATTGGACAGTGCTTCTCGATCGCGCAGTCGAACATGTCGTGCCTATGGCAGCAGCACGCCGACTTGCTGGTTGAACCAGACGTAAGCGCGTATAGCTTCGACGATTTTCAGAAAGCGCTTGGGATCGTGAACGTGGGCTACGAGGCCGGACTGAAGGCGCTGCCGACTTTCCGTGCGTGGGCTGCCGAGCGCGAGGCGTATGAAGAGTACGTGAGCGAGGCGGAAGCTGCGAAGCCCGGGCTCTCGGGTGTTCCAATTCAGGAACCCGTGGCGTTGGCTTAGGCTGCAGTTGCTTCGTTCAGTCGTGCTTCCAGAACACTCCTAGTCCGGTCATCCTGAGCCCCTCTTTTGGGCGAAGGACCTCCCGCGATGCTTCGATCTTAGTTGCTCCGTCCTGGCTTTTTGCCGGGGATACCTGGCCAAAATGCCACGATGCAGCATTTATGTCCGACACATTCCAGGAGGTCCTTCGCCCAAAAGAGGGCTTAGGATGACCGTGATGAGAGACTCAATAGCCTTGAGAATTCGATGCATTCCTTATCGTGTTCTCGGGATTGTGTAACCGTAAAAAATCGCATCCGCACCCATCCCGTAGTAGTCGGGCATTTTGTAATCGGATAGTTGGATCCCATCCAACGAAGTAGTCATGCGCGTGTGACGAACAAAAGAGAGCGCAGTGAAATGGATGGGAGTTCCCGCACACAAGCGCGAAACGAACCTCCACGAGTCCTTTTGTTCCTCCTTCGTCAGCCCCACCGCGTTGAAGCTAATCATCCCTTCGACGACGGGACTGATAAATGCGGAAGGCTCGGAATTGTCGGAAAGACTCCAGTAATAAGAGGTGATCACGCGAGTCGGCTTATGTTCCGCGGACACTGGGCACGTGCTCTCGGAGGAACTGGTTGTCGCTACCAGAGGGCCGGATCCATAGAGCGGAGCTCGGCATAGGATCATGTTCCGCTCCTGGCCCGCGATTGTGCATAGTCCGAACCGTGGGGCAGGGAACAGCCCATCCTGAGCAATGAGTTGCCACTGTTCGCCGCGCAGAAAGACAGCGAGCGCAAATTCGGTATTGATTTTTACTGGCGCCGACTTTATTCGGTCAAACAGTTCTGTGGGCATTGCGAGGCTGACGGACGCAGGCGAGTCTGGAATGCCTGCTGTGCCCCATTGCGGCTGCCACTTCGTGCGCCAATGATTTCCGTCGGGCAATTCGATATCGATACGCGCACCCTGAATCACGATTACTTCGTTGCTGTTGACCGGCGACGCAAGAAGCGGAATCGCTATGTTTACCTTCTTTGGTGGTTTTGGCGGAGGCGGAGGGACCGGCATCACTGGCTTCTCCGGCTTCGTAGGATTGAGCACAATCTTTACCGGAGTCTCCAACCGAGCCGGGTACGCTCTTGCGATCAGTGCGCTGTAGGGGGTGGCGACTTCGATGAGGAGCGTGAGCACTACTGCGACAACGATGACGCCGCGTGAGACGAGCGTCCAGCGCCGCGCATATTGAATGAGTATGACGGCCGCACATGCCAGCAGAAAAATGATTCCCTGGATCGCACTGGGAATTTCGCTCGCATGCGATAACGCGGACTCAGGCACAAGCGTACTTAGCCATGAGCTTCCGATCCCGTAGAGAACTACGATGAAGCCGAATAGGATCACCCTAACAAAGGTGGAAGTTACCGTTGCGATTACGGCAACCGGAAGAACTAGAAGTGCAAGTAGCGCTGCGTGCATCGACAGCAAACCGCCCAAATAGGGAAGCGCCGCGAATCCGGCAAGCTTGAGCAGAATAAATTGTGCGATCAGCAAGGGAACGTGAATGACGACCAGGACAAAAAGAACCTTCGAGCTGAGGAGCTCTACCCAGCGGTACGGCCGCGTAACCCAGAATTGGCGATCGCCGACCAGCCTCTCGTCCTGAATCGCGCGAATCAGCAATACCCACCAACTCAATATCAATAGAGGCAGTACAAATTGCTGTGTGAGTTGCGAGAAGTATCGTGGCCCAAACATGTTTTCGGGATTCCACTGTTCTTTGACTTGCCAAACATAGATGACAAGAACGCACCATGAAATCGCGATCTCCTTCCAGAAATGCCGGAGATCTTTGCGGAAGATGTGGAGTACCTGATTCATGACGCGACGCTCCTTGGAGACTTCGCGATTGCAAGAAAGATGGATCGCAGAGACATCGGAGTGAAAGTGATGTCGCGCACTCCGTTTCCGAAGACGCTCCTCACTTGCTCCGCTGTGCGCTCGGTATCGAAGCGTGTTTCGATGAAGCGAACCACGGCGGCTGCGTCGCTAAGTTGCAGCCAGGTTGCTGGTGCGCTCGCGGGAAGTGGAGCGGACGTCTCGCGCACGACCTCGACCTCGCGGAAGCGCTGAGTGAGCGAAGCCAGTTCTTCGCTGAACTTCAGCGTTCCCTGATCGAGATATCCCACGTGAGTAGCGAAGTTCTCGATCTCGGCAAGGTCGTGCGAGGAGATCAGCATCGTAGATTCGGCCGCGCGCTCCACCAAGCTCTCGACAAGCTGATCCCGGACGAAAGGATCGAGACCGCTGAAGGGCTCATCGAGAACGATCAAGGCTGGATGAAAGGCCAGGGCGCTGGTCAACGCTGCCTTCATTCGCATACCGCGCGAGAGGTTCTTCAACCTGCGATTGAGTGGGAGGTCAAACTGCCGCATCAAGTCCTGCTCAAGCGTCCGGTCCCACTTTGGATGGAAGGCGGCGACATATCGCAGGAACTGGTCGACGCGCATCCAGTCGGGCAACTCCTGATTTTCGGATACGTAGCCGATGGTCTTGAATGCGTCTCCAGCGATGCTGGTGGAAGGCATTCCCATAACAGTCGCCCGCCCGGCGCTCGCTTGAAAGATGTTCATCAGAATCTTGATCAACGTTGTTTTGCCGGCGCCGTTGGGACCAACCAATGCGTATACAGCGCCGGTGGGAACGTCGAGGTTCAGATTGTGAAGAGCTACGAGCCGTAAAAAGCGTTTGCCGAGTGCTTCAGTTCGAATCGCGCTGGTCATCGTCCGCTGCGCCCTCCCCGGTCTGAATCGCCTCCCAACTTCTTCCAGTGCTGCGAGATTGAATCCTGTACATCGTCCAACGAAATACCCAGCCGCTTTGCGTCTACTACGATCTGCTCGATTTGAGCGCCCAGCAATTCCGTGCGTTGGGCCGCGCTCGACGCCGGCAGCGCCGCTACAACAGTTCCAGTGCCTGGACGGCTCTCCAGCAATCCGGCGGCAATCAGTTGCGTGATCGCCTTATGTGCCGTGTTGGGATTGATCTTGAGTTCGCGGCTAAGAGCACGGACCGAGGGAAATGTATCGCCGGGCAGCATGCGTCCAGAGAGCATGGCTTTGGTAGCGGCATAGACGACTTGCTCGTACAACGGGAGACCAGGCCGAAAGTGGACGCGGAAGGGAATCATTGTCGGCACCGTACTATAACACATAGTACGGCGAAATCGCGCGGGGAACCCGCTGATGCTGAACATGAGGGTGGAAGAGCGATCGAGCCTCTAATTCATGGCTGGTGCCGCTTGAGCCTGCGCTGCACAAGGAGCACCGCTTCCCAGGTGATGAATACGAGTGCCGTGGTGACGAACTTCCATGCAAGAACCGACGGCCACATGCGCTCGAAGTCTGAGCGCCAGTCATACCAGATCAATACAACGGCAGTGGTAATCATGGCCGCGGAGGACCAGCGGCGGAAGCGGGTCGTGAGCTCCTGGCTCATGAGTTTGGGGCTTTCATAAACAGCCAGCGGATCGCCTCCGCGGCCGTTGTGGTCGAAGACGAGGCAGCGCAGCCTGGGACTCCGCTGGATGAGTTGCTTGCAGTGGGCTTCGGCTGCGGGGAGGTCGTCAAAGATCTCGCAGGTGGGTTCCGCGCCGCTTAAAGGAAGCTCCTGGTGGTCGTCTTCAACAAAAACAGCGACCTGAGAATCGCTGAGGAGCGCGCTCCACTCCGGCGGGTTCCGGTTGGGATCGTAGACGCGGACAACTTTCGACATAGTTGTAGATAGAACTTGCGTCATATTAAACAAGGAACCCTCTCATTGCGCCTGGGGCGCACATACCGCACAATGGGCATTCTGGTATGCGACTCCCTCGACCTCTCCTCCTGTTTACTTTTTTCCTCTCACTAGCCCCCCTGCAAGCAGGTTTCGGCGCGACAGCAGTGAAGAGTTCGAGGGCTCAGAAGAAAGCCGCTGTGCCATCCAGCGCAGGGGTGCAATTCAAAACGCTCGACAGTGTGATCCAGGACGCGATCGAGGATCGGCAATGTCCGGGCGCTGTGGTCGTCGTCGGGCATCACGGAAGAGTCGTTTACAAGAAGGCTTATGGTATGCGCTCGCTTGAGCCGAAGCGCGAGGCGATGACGCTGGACACGATCTTTGACGTGGCATCACTGACCAAGGTAGTAGCGACTACTCCCGCGGTGCTGCGCCTGCTCGAGTTGGGGCAGATCCGGTTGAATGATCCCGTCGCGACCTATTTGCCCGAGTTTGCCCAGAACGGGAAGCAGGATGTCACGATCCGCCAGTTACTGACGCACTACTCCGGATTGCCT
It encodes the following:
- a CDS encoding ABC transporter ATP-binding protein, with product MTSAIRTEALGKRFLRLVALHNLNLDVPTGAVYALVGPNGAGKTTLIKILMNIFQASAGRATVMGMPSTSIAGDAFKTIGYVSENQELPDWMRVDQFLRYVAAFHPKWDRTLEQDLMRQFDLPLNRRLKNLSRGMRMKAALTSALAFHPALIVLDEPFSGLDPFVRDQLVESLVERAAESTMLISSHDLAEIENFATHVGYLDQGTLKFSEELASLTQRFREVEVVRETSAPLPASAPATWLQLSDAAAVVRFIETRFDTERTAEQVRSVFGNGVRDITFTPMSLRSIFLAIAKSPRSVAS
- a CDS encoding patatin-like phospholipase family protein, which codes for MKLFDGIRKSLRVLGGETDALRLPLHPDVPKPCRIGLALGGGFARGLAHVGVLKALEEAGIVPDFIAGTSVGAVIGAAYCSGVSAKELEEIASIVRFKHFARYTISRFGLCTNDRMTGFLHRILKVKTFEELRIPLAVTATDFVTGQPIVFTSGKLIDPVRASCAYPGVFLPVNVEGKLMVDGLLGHAVPAQPLKQMGADRVAAIFFGAHWVRKNPRHVLEVIGQCFSIAQSNMSCLWQQHADLLVEPDVSAYSFDDFQKALGIVNVGYEAGLKALPTFRAWAAEREAYEEYVSEAEAAKPGLSGVPIQEPVALA
- a CDS encoding GntR family transcriptional regulator — encoded protein: MIPFRVHFRPGLPLYEQVVYAATKAMLSGRMLPGDTFPSVRALSRELKINPNTAHKAITQLIAAGLLESRPGTGTVVAALPASSAAQRTELLGAQIEQIVVDAKRLGISLDDVQDSISQHWKKLGGDSDRGGRSGR
- a CDS encoding amidase → MKSGIAAAAGLAVLPEWLLAQARSPGTSTVTVMDEISLDTMRKGLNSGQIIAHDLTQYYLSRIDTIDRTGPGLNSVIETNPDALAIAGDLDRERQTKGPRGPLHGIPILIKDNIATADRMQTTAGSLALVGSRPPKDAFVVSRLRAAGAVVLGKTNCSEWANFRGRHSTSGWSGRGGQTRNPYALDRNPSGSSSGSGAAAAANLCAVAVGTETDGSIVSPSSINGLAGIKPTVGLVSRSGIIPISHTQDTAGPMARTLADAATLLSVLAGVDADDPATEAARSHVQADYTRFLDPNGLRGSRLGVVRKYAGFNMHVDRVFEEALAALKAAGAEVIDPVEIASIDKLDEPETEVLHFEFKADLNRYLAWLGASSPVHSLEEIIAFNQKNRPRELAWFGQESMEKAQKKGDLTSPEYQKAIADCRRLSRQEGIDAAMDKFRLDALIAPTDGPAWPTDPINGDHFSAGTSTLAAVAGYPHVTVPMGFVFGLPVGISFFSRAWSEPTLIKLAYSYEQSTRVRKPPGFRATVEVREWDRGLGFSSLPKPSETH